One genomic window of Arachis hypogaea cultivar Tifrunner chromosome 8, arahy.Tifrunner.gnm2.J5K5, whole genome shotgun sequence includes the following:
- the LOC112708158 gene encoding exocyst complex component EXO70B1 — MAATTTTDGGGGGGGGEDRVLATAQQILKSLNTPKDVREDMLLIFSSFDNRLSNITDIVHRDDDGAAAIAAEELERFEAAEKLILRWDSSLSSDPHSASSLLLDSADDAADYFSAVDDVIHWMEQLNLAPPPPPSSSAGNRHRIEMDRTENAIQLAMTRLEDELRHLLVRNTVPLDAESLHGSIRRVSLSFTDGGTVDENLESFGEVNDQGGDSQRFHERGASLGDDISVDLLRADAVAELREIADRMVRSGYEKECLQVYSSVRRDVLDEYLSILGVEKLSIEEVQRVEWKSLDEKMKKWIQAVKISVRVLLTGEKRICDSVFGELDEIREICFNETAKGCVMQLLNFGEAVAICKRSPEKLFRILDMYEALKDALPELENMITDGFVIDEANGVLKMLGEAVKGTFAEFENCLRNESSKKPVITGDVHPLPRYVMNYLKLLVDYGEPMDSLLVISDEDLIRLQDSFGGNSSQTENISPLGCRMVLLISELESNLEEKSKLYEDSALQCIFLMNNIHYLVRKVKGPDPRKDSDLRKYSDLQNVLGDDWVRKRRGQVRQYATGYLRASWTKALSCLKDEGIGGSSNNASKMALKERFKNFNACFEEIYRIQTAWKVPDPQLREELRISISEKVIPAYRSFVGRFRSQLEGRHAGKYIKYTPEDLEAYLSDLFEGSPAVLHHIRRKSQ, encoded by the coding sequence ATGGCGGCAACAACCACCACTGATGGCGGAGGAGGCGGCGGAGGAGGAGAGGATAGGGTTCTTGCGACCGCACAGCAGATCCTCAAGAGCCTGAACACTCCGAAAGATGTTCGTGAAGACATGCTCCTCATCTTCTCCAGCTTCGACAACCGTCTCTCTAACATCACCGATATTGTCCACCGCGACGACGACGGCGCCGCTGCCATCGCCGCCGAGGAGCTTGAACGATTCGAGGCTGCTGAGAAGCTCATCCTCCGCTGGGACTCTTCCCTCTCCAGCGACCCCCACTCCGCCTCATCGCTCCTCCTCGATTCCGCCGATGATGCCGCCGATTATTTCTCCGCAGTCGATGACGTCATCCACTGGATGGAACAGCTCAACCTTGCCCCTCCACCTCCGCCGTCATCCTCCGCCGGTAACCGCCACCGGATTGAGATGGACCGCACCGAGAACGCGATCCAGCTCGCTATGACGCGCCTCGAGGACGAGCTCCGCCACCTCCTTGTCAGGAACACCGTTCCTCTTGACGCGGAGAGCCTCCACGGTTCCATACGCCGTGTCTCCCTCTCCTTCACTGACGGCGGCACCGTCGACGAAAATCTCGAGAGCTTCGGTGAGGTCAACGACCAAGGCGGCGACTCCCAGCGGTTCCACGAGCGCGGCGCCAGCCTCGGCGACGACATCTCTGTCGATCTCCTCCGCGCTGACGCGGTGGCGGAACTTAGAGAAATCGCTGATCGCATGGTTAGGTCAGGTTACGAGAAAGAGTGCCTTCAGGTATATAGTAGTGTTCGTCGTGATGTTTTGGATGAATATTTATCAATTCTTGGTGTTGAGAAATTGAGCATTGAAGAGGTTCAAAGAGTTGAATGGAAGAGTTTAgatgaaaaaatgaagaaatgGATTCAGGCTGTTAAGATTTCTGTTAGGGTTCTTCTCACTGGAGAGAAGAGGATTTGTGATAGCGTTTTTGGTGAATTAGATGAGATTAGAGAGATCTGTTTCAATGAGACTGCCAAAGGTTGTGTTATGCAGTTGCTGAATTTCGGTGAGGCCGTCGCAATTTGCAAGCGGTCGCCGGAGAAATTGTTTAGGATCTTGGACATGTATGAGGCATTGAAGGATGCCCTGCCTGAACTTGAGAATATGATCACTGATGGGTTTGTGATTGATGAGGCCAATGGGGTGTTGAAGATGCTTGGTGAGGCTGTTAAGGGGACTTTTGCTGAGTTTGAGAATTGTCTTAGAAATGAGAGTTCTAAGAAGCCGGTTATAACCGGGGACGTTCATCCATTGCCCCGGTATGTGATGAATTACTTGAAGTTGCTTGTGGATTATGGTGAGCCTATGGACTCGCTTTTAGTGATTAGCGACGAGGATCTTATCCGGTTACAAGATAGTTTTGGCGGCAATAGCTCTCAGACAGAGAACATCTCACCCTTGGGGTGCCGAATGGTATTGTTGATTTCAGAGCTTGAGAGTAACCTTGAGGAGAAATCTAAGCTTTATGAAGATAGCGCGTTACAATGTATATTTTTGATGAATAACATCCATTACCTGGTGAGAAAGGTGAAGGGACCGGATCCTCGGAAGGACTCAGATCTTCGGAAGTACTCGGATCTTCAGAATGTCTTGGGAGACGATTGGGTTCGCAAGCGGCGCGGTCAGGTGCGCCAGTATGCGACGGGATACCTGAGAGCCTCTTGGACCAAGGCTTTGTCCTGTTTGAAGGATGAAGGGATTGGAGGAAGCTCTAACAATGCATCAAAGATGGCTTTGAAGGAGAGGTTCAAGAACTTCAATGCATGCTTTGAGGAAATATATAGGATTCAGACGGCGTGGAAGGTACCGGACCCACAACTCCGGGAAGAACTCAGAATCTCTATATCAGAGAAGGTGATTCCGGCATACCGGTCATTCGTGGGGCGGTTTCGGAGTCAGCTCGAGGGAAGACATGCCGGGAAGTACATTAAATATACACCAGAGGACTTGGAGGCCTATTTATCGGATTTGTTTGAAGGATCACCTGCTGTATTGCACCATATAAGGAGGAAGAGTCAATAG
- the LOC140174763 gene encoding uncharacterized protein has translation MSCLLETHLSGPKANKIAKRFGFSDWFLKECISFSGGIWILWNSNFWNVEVLMSHRQYVHMKLRYGLESPWYFTVVYGSPQIRLRTSLWEGGNSGLSRDHDCFADCLLECGLQDLGFKDKLWDRNTSYFHNLATARRQRNRVTMLKNQHGEWVDDTFQLQQLGMNHFLSLYADDQPYEKLVASGLFPTLTSEEVGRLDRMVAVEEVFAAIFSMGAWKAPGPDGLPPMFYQSNWSLAKTSVENWVKKVFVDHAEIKKVNNTYISLIPKREVPENFSHF, from the exons ATGTCGTGTCTTTTGGAAACTCATCTATCAGGTCCAAAGGCGAATAAGATTGCAAAGAGATTTGGTTTCTCAGATTGGTTTCTTAAAGAATGTATTAGTTTTTCAGGGGGCATCTGGATtttatggaattcaaatttttggaATGTTGAGGTCCTTATGTCTCATAGACAATATGTCCACATGAAACTTAGATATGGTTTGGAAAGTCCTTGGTATTTTACGGTTGTTTATGGCTCCCCACAAATTAGGCTGAGAACTAGTCTATGGGAAG GGGGTAACTCTGGTCTCTCTAGAGACCATGATTGTTTTGCGGATTGCCTGTTAGAGTGTGGGTTGCAGGACCTGGGCTTTAAAG ATAAACTATGGGATCGCAATACCTCCTACTTCCACAATTTGGCAACTGCTAGAAGACAGAGAAACAGAGTGACAATGCTTAAGAACCAACATGGTGAGTGGGTAGATGACACATTTCAGCTTCAGCAATTGGGCATGAACCACTTTCTTTCACTTTATGCTGATGATCAGCCATATGAGAAGTTAGTAGCTTCCGGTCTGTTCCCTACTTTGACGTCCGAAGAGGTTGGGCGCCTGGATCGTATGGTTGCAGTGGAAGAAGTATTTGCGGCTATCTTTTCTATGGGAGCTTGGAAAGCCCCGGGACCAGACGGTCTTCCCCCTATGTTTTACCAGAGCAACTGGAGCCTTGCGAAGACCTCAGTTGAAAATTGGGTGAAAAAGGTGTTTGTGGATCATGCAGAAATAAAGAAGGTTAATAATACCTATATTTCTCTGATTCCGAAAAGGGAGGTTCCTGAGAATTTTAGCCACTTTTGA
- the LOC112708159 gene encoding SNF1-related protein kinase regulatory subunit gamma-1 produces the protein MAATMEDSPRSPEAKLGMRVEDLWDVQEPQLSPNEKLNACFESIPVSAFPPPPSNQEIEIKSDATLAEAVEILAEHNILSAPVVDVDAPEDASWIDRYIGIVEFAGIVVWILHQSDPTSPKSPSSRSNRTAIEAATNGMASLQLEGKDLGSSTTTSGNFFEDLTSSELYKNTKVRDISGSFRWAPFLALERSNSFLTMLLLLSKYKMKSIPVVDLGAGRIDQIITQSAVIHMLGECAGLQWFESWGTKKISEVGLPLVTPNHIIKVYEDEPVLQAFRLMRKKRIGGVPVVERGGNNPVGNISLHDVQFLLTAPEIYHDYRAITAKDFLTAVKSYLKKHDKVVPMSRGLITCKKDCTIKELIQLLDHEKIHRVYVVDDDGNLEGLVTLRDIISRLVHEPRGYFGDFFDGVLPMPPNSRV, from the exons ATGGCTGCTACAATGGAAGATAGTCCAAGAAGTCCAGAGGCAAAGCTTGGAATGAGAGTAGAAGATCTTTGGGATGTTCAAGAACCACAACTAAGTCCTAATGAGAAGCTCAATGCTTGTTTTGAAAGCATACCTGTCTCTGCTTTCCCTCCACCTCCTTCAAACCAAG AAATTGAGATAAAATCAGATGCTACCTTAGCTGAGGCAGTTGAAATACTAGCAGAACACAACATCCTGAGTGCACCTGTGGTGGATGTTGATGCACCTGAAGATGCCAGCTGGATTGACAGATACATAGGGATAGTTGAGTTTGCAGGAATTGTTGTGTGGATTCTTCATCAG TCTGATCCTACATCTCCTAAGAGTCCATCAAGTAGATCCAATCGAACAGCAATTGAAGCTGCAACTAATGGCATGGCTTCTCTACAACTTGAGGGCAAGGACCTTGGATCTTCTACAACAACTTCAGGGAACTTCTTTGAGGATCTCACTTCTTCTGAACTTTATAAGAATACCAAG GTTAGAGATATCTCAGGATCATTTCGGTGGGCCCCATTTCTTGCACTGGAGAGGTCAAACTCATTCTTGACCATGCTATTGCTACTCTCAAAGTACAAGATGAAGAGTATTCCTGTGGTGGACTTAGGTGCTGGAAGAATTGATCAAATCATTACTCAATCTGCTGTGATACACATGTTGGGTGAATGTGCTGGTCTTCAATGGTTTGAGAGCTGGGGAACCAAGAAAATATCTGAAGTTGGTCTTCCTCTAGTCACACCAAATCATATCATCAAG GTATATGAGGATGAACCAGTGCTTCAAGCCTTTAGATTGATGAGAAAAAAGAGGATTGGAGGTGTGCCTGTAGTGGAAAGGGGTGGCAACAATCCAGTGGGTAATATAAGCCTCCATGATGTTCAGTTCTTGCTAACTGCCCCAGAAATATACCATGATTATAG AGCAATTACTGCCAAGGATTTCCTAACAGCTGTTAAAAGCTACTTGAAGAAGCATGATAAGGTTGTTCCTATGTCAAGGGGTTTGATTACTTGCAAAAAGGATTGTACAATAAAAGAGTTGATCCAATTGCTAGATCATGAAAAGATTCACAGGGTCTATGTTGTGGATGATGATGGAAATCTTGAGGGACTCGTCACTCTAAGAGACATAATCTCAAGGCTTGTACATGAGCCACGTGGCTACTTTGGTGATTTCTTTGATGGCGTTCTTCCCATGCCTCCAAATAGTAGGGTTTAA